A region of Mesoplodon densirostris isolate mMesDen1 chromosome 11, mMesDen1 primary haplotype, whole genome shotgun sequence DNA encodes the following proteins:
- the LOC132499560 gene encoding uncharacterized protein LOC132499560, with translation MKPLPHQNELFLLASGEGEHLASQSTATARKHSVIPASWQAQPKLQKSRQRDKGLVPGKTSGLTRRLRNPQSLAAPLGLPSACPSVSCGQAPQAATVLVDFPTALTILPKWPVLKKSQLLLLESLMQRKIAHLKWGLPQQILESYLRFNFLAPCPLLPEGVRLPGLHKACELQGQQERHCGAQGPRPGLKSPERSQSVRPRERKSSKPPTQARALEKRRPHQTEPMGISIHPEKPKSQTTRGPQRTTGCPERGSS, from the coding sequence ATGAAGCCTCTCCCCCACCAGAATGAACTCTTCCTGCTTGCCAGTGGGGAGGGAGAGCATTTGGCCAGCCAGAGCACGGCCACTGCCAGGAAGCACAGTGTCATTCCAGCCTCCTGGCAGGCCCAACCTAAACTCCAGAAAAGCCGACAAAGGGACAAAGGACTGGTTCCAGGGAAGACCTCTGGCCTGACTCGACGGCTCCGGAACCCACAGTCTTTGGCTGCTCCCCTGGGcctgccctctgcctgccccTCTGTCTCATGTGGCCAAGCCCCCCAAGCTGCCACAGTTCTGGTGGATTTTCCCACAGCCCTCACCATCCTGCCGAAGTGGCCAGTCCTCAAGAAGAGCCAGCTACTGCTCCTGGAGTCCCTTATGCAGCGGAAGATTGCACACCTGAAGTGGGGCCTCCCCCAGCAGATCCTAGAATCCTACTTGCGCTTTAACTTCTTAGCACCATGCCCACTGCTCCCTGAGGGCGTGAGGCTCCCTGGGTTACACAAGGCCTGTGAGCTGCAGGGGCAGCAGGAAAGGCATTGTGGGGCCCAGGGCCCCAGGCCAGGCCTTAAGTCCCCAGAGAGGTCCCAGAGCGTTCGGCCCCGAGAAAGGAAAAGCTCAAAACCTCCTACACAGGCCAGAGCTCTGGAGAAGCGTAGACCACACCAGACAGAGCCAATGGGCATTTCTATCCATCCTGAAAAGCCTAAGAGTCAGACCACCAGGGGGCCTCAGAGAACGACAGGATGTCCAGAAAGAGGCTCCTCCTAG
- the LOC132499561 gene encoding LOW QUALITY PROTEIN: uncharacterized protein DDB_G0290685-like (The sequence of the model RefSeq protein was modified relative to this genomic sequence to represent the inferred CDS: deleted 1 base in 1 codon; substituted 1 base at 1 genomic stop codon), giving the protein MEDKAEPKVLEWGRQRLVISKAVGEILTPWWENXDQVRVQDQVRVENRAESQKLWKRNQRDAGGENLPETQARRGEKQEQLRCKIDAETQTPMWETQDRSRNKDAIEIQSFEKNKKEARGEDEGETQAQGLRKWGQTGTENGGETQLPGWGKQDQIKGDTSIEIQAEERRRKGQVGGENAVQIQISGRENLGEVKKEDGLETQALGWGKQECVQSENVTEIQIPGWEMQDQNGSEKAGKVQVFRVEIQKQLRHELQVGWGNQGLERGEDSGESQIFRRKNLREIREEDWVVIQAQFWGDQKPVASEIGREFKIPCWGNQDQIGGEHRAEIQALEKRDQRKNGDEDGANILAPEAENQRQLRGVTHVETHLPGRRNQEQFVDENSTDIQATGKRNLRGIKGEHGKETQELGEENQHQLNSEINGRIHIPKWKNQEHIRGKDGANTQAPEAENWGELASKIDVETHSAEWKKEEQMGGENGAEIPAPEKRKQREAGAENGTETWAPGEENQSQLRGDTDGKTHLSDEKNQEQMGGENETEIQAPEKRPQREAGGEDGTETERPERQNEGQLGGEIGESHSPGRRNCEQTRGMNDAENPTLEKKSQREFGSEDGRKIQRLRGGKQRLLKSKINGNVCTSEWKNQEQTGDENGAEFQIQEKRNLRGTTGDDDKETQAPAGGL; this is encoded by the exons ATGGAGGACAAGGCAGAGCCTAAGGTCCTGGAGTGGGGAAGACAGAGACTAGTAATAAGTAAAGCTGTTGGAGAGATCTTGACACCATGGTGGGAGAATTAAGACCAGGTGAGAGTA CAAGACCAGGTGAGAGTTGAGAATAGAGCTGAAAGTCAGAAACTATGGAAGAGAAATCAGAGGGATGCTGGAGGTGAGAATCTTCCTGAAACCCAGGCACGAAGAGGAGAGAAACAGGAACAGTTAAGATGTAAAATTGATGCAGAGACCCAAACGCCAATGTGGGAGACCCAGGATAGGAGTAGGAATAAGGATGCTATAGAGATCCAGTCTTTtgagaagaataagaaagaagccagaggagagGATGAAGGAGAGACCCAGGCCCAAGGGTTGAGGAAGTGGGGCCAGACTGGAACTGAGAATGGTGGGGAGACCCAGCTGCCAGGGTGGGGAAAACAAGACCAGATTAAAGGTGATACTAGTATAGAAATTCAGGCagaagagaggagaagaaagggcCAGGTTGGAGGTGAGAATGCTGTGCAAATCCAGATATCTGGGAGGGAGAACTTGGGGGAAGTGAAAAAAGAGGATGGCCTAGAGACCCAAGCCCTGGGGTGGGGAAAACAGGAATGCGTTCAAAGTGAGAATGTTACAGAGATCCAGATACCAGGGTGGGAGATGCAGGATCAAAACGGAAGTGAGAAAGCTGGGAAGGTCCAAGTATTTAGGGTAGAGATCCAGAAACAACTAAGACATGAACTTCAAGTGGGGTGGGGAAATCAAGGCCTGGAAAGAGGCGAGGATTCTGGGGAAAGCCAGATATTTAGAAGGAAGAATCTCAGGGAGATAAGAGAGGAGGATTGGGTGGTGATCCAGGCACAATTTTGGGGAGACCAGAAACCAGTAGCAAGTGAAATTGGCAGAGAATTCAAGATACCATGTTGGGGGAATCAGGACCAGATTGGAGGTGAACACAGAGCAGAAATTCAGGCACTGGAGAAGAGAGACCAGAGAAAGAACGGAGATGAAGATGGTGCAAATATCCTGGCACCTGAGGCAGAGAACCAGAGACAATTAAGAGGTGTAACTCATGTAGAGACCCATCTACCAGGAAGGAGGAACCAGGAGCAGTTTGTTGATGAGAATAGTACAGACATCCAGGCAACAGGGAAGAGAAACCTGAGAGGCATTAAAGGTGAACATGGTAAAGAGACTCAGGAACTTGGGGAAGAAAACCAGCATCAGTTAAACAGTGAAATTAATGGAAGGATTCACATACCAAAGTGGAAAAATCAGGAACACATTAGAGGCAAGGATGGTGCAAATACCCAGGCACCTGAGGCAGAGAATTGGGGAGAATTAGCAAGTAAAATTGATGTAGAAACTCATTCAGCAGAATGGAAGAAAGAGGAGCAGATGGGAGGTGAGAATGGTGCAGAAATTCCAGctccagagaagagaaaacagagagaggCTGGAGCTGAGAATGGTACAGAGACCTGGGCACCTGGGGAAGAAAACCAGAGTCAGTTAAGAGGTGACACTGATGGAAAGACTCATTTGTCAGATGAGAAGAACCAGGAGCAGATGGGAGGTGAGAATGAAACAGAAATTCAGGCACCAgagaagagaccccagagagaagCTGGAGGTGAGGATGGTACAGAGACCGAGAGACCTGAGAGACAGAATGAGGGACAGTTAGGTGGTGAAATTGGAGAGAGCCACTCACCAGGGAGAAGGAACTGTGAGCAGACTAGAGGAATGAATGATGCAGAAAATCCAACACTGGAGAAGAAAAGCCAGAGAGAGTTTGGAAGCGAGGATGGTAGAAAGATCCAGAGACTTAGGGGAGGGAAGCAAAGACTGTTAAAAAGTAAGATTAATGGAAATGTCTGTACATCAGAGTGGAAGAACCAGGAACAGACTGGAGATGAGAATGGTGCAGAATTTCAAATCCAAGAGAAGAGAAACCTGAGAGGGACCACAGGTGATGATGATAAAGAGACCCAGGCTCCTGCGGGGGGATTATAA